A section of the Pseudomonas prosekii genome encodes:
- a CDS encoding MFS transporter — MTTSTAYSDTTPAPPTNSATRVATASFIGTAIEFYDFYVYATAAALVIGPVFFPQTSGTAQMLSAFLTFGIAFLARPLGSALFGHFGDRIGRKSTLVASLLLMGVCTTLIGVLPGYDSIGAWAPILLCVLRFGQGLGLGGEWGGAALLATENAPKGKRAWFGMFPQLGPSIGFLAANGLFLTLAMTLSDEQFRAWGWRIPFLLSAALVMVGLYVRLKLHETPVFANAMARQERVKIPLVELFSQYWAPMLLGAGSMVVCYALFYISTVFSLSYGVSTLGYTRETFLALLCFAVLFMAAATPLSALASDRYGRKPVLIIGGVLAVLSGFLMEPLLTQGSTWGVALFLCIELFLMGVTFAPMGALLPELFPTHVRYTGASAAYNLGGIVGASAAPFFAQKLVAMGGLSYVGGYVSGAAVLSLIAVLCLKETRNNDLNRVA, encoded by the coding sequence ATGACCACCAGCACCGCTTATAGCGACACCACGCCTGCCCCGCCGACAAACTCCGCCACCCGCGTGGCCACTGCGAGTTTCATCGGCACGGCCATCGAGTTCTACGACTTCTACGTCTACGCCACCGCCGCCGCGCTGGTGATCGGGCCGGTGTTCTTTCCGCAGACCTCCGGCACCGCGCAAATGCTTTCGGCGTTTCTCACCTTCGGCATCGCGTTTCTCGCGCGACCGCTGGGCTCGGCGCTGTTCGGCCATTTCGGTGATCGCATCGGGCGCAAATCGACGCTGGTCGCATCGCTGCTGTTGATGGGCGTTTGTACAACGCTGATCGGCGTGTTGCCGGGTTACGACAGCATTGGCGCCTGGGCGCCGATTTTGTTGTGTGTGCTGCGCTTCGGCCAAGGCTTGGGATTGGGCGGTGAATGGGGCGGCGCGGCGTTGCTGGCGACCGAGAATGCGCCGAAAGGCAAACGTGCCTGGTTCGGCATGTTTCCGCAGCTGGGGCCGTCGATTGGTTTCCTTGCGGCCAACGGTTTGTTTCTGACGCTGGCCATGACCCTCAGCGACGAGCAGTTCCGCGCGTGGGGCTGGCGCATTCCGTTCCTGCTGAGCGCGGCGCTGGTGATGGTCGGCCTGTACGTGCGCCTGAAACTCCACGAAACCCCGGTGTTCGCCAACGCCATGGCGCGTCAGGAACGGGTGAAGATTCCGCTGGTCGAGCTGTTCAGCCAATACTGGGCGCCGATGTTGCTGGGTGCCGGATCGATGGTGGTTTGCTACGCGCTGTTTTATATCTCGACGGTTTTTTCGCTGAGTTACGGCGTGTCGACCCTCGGCTACACCCGCGAAACCTTCCTCGCGCTGCTGTGTTTTGCGGTGCTGTTCATGGCCGCCGCAACGCCGTTGTCAGCGCTGGCCAGTGACCGTTACGGGCGCAAACCGGTGCTGATCATCGGCGGCGTGCTGGCGGTTTTGTCGGGTTTCCTGATGGAGCCGTTGCTGACGCAGGGTTCGACCTGGGGCGTCGCGCTGTTCTTGTGCATTGAACTGTTTCTGATGGGCGTAACGTTTGCGCCGATGGGTGCGCTGCTGCCGGAGCTGTTTCCGACGCATGTGCGTTATACCGGGGCGTCAGCGGCCTACAACCTCGGCGGCATTGTCGGGGCCTCGGCGGCGCCGTTCTTTGCGCAGAAACTGGTGGCGATGGGTGGTTTGAGCTACGTCGGCGGGTATGTGTCGGGGGCGGCGGTGCTGAGTTTGATCGCGGTGCTGTGCTTGAAAGAGACGCGTAATAACGATTTGAATCGGGTGGCCTGA
- the purT gene encoding formate-dependent phosphoribosylglycinamide formyltransferase: protein MTRIGTPLSPTATRVMLCGCGELGKEVVIELQRLGVEVIAVDRYADAPAMQVAHRSHVINMLDGAALRAVIEAEKPHFIVPEIEAIATATLVELEAEGFTVIPTARATSLTMNREGIRRLAAEELDLPTSPYHFADTFEDYSKAVEDLGFPCVVKPVMSSSGKGQSLLRSVDDVKTAWDYAQEGGRAGKGRVIVEGFIDFDYEITLLTVRHIGGTTFCAPVGHRQEKGDYQESWQPQAMSPIALAESERVAKAVTEALGGRGLFGVELFIKGDQVWFSEVSPRPHDTGLVTLISQDLSQFALHARAILGLPIPLIRQFGPSASAVILVEGQSTQTAFSNLGAALSEPDTALRLFGKPEVNGQRRMGVALARDESIEAARAKATRASQAVVVEL, encoded by the coding sequence ATGACCCGTATCGGAACTCCATTGTCGCCAACCGCGACCCGCGTAATGCTGTGTGGCTGTGGCGAGTTGGGCAAGGAAGTGGTGATCGAGCTGCAACGCCTGGGCGTTGAAGTGATTGCCGTCGATCGCTACGCCGACGCGCCGGCCATGCAAGTCGCGCATCGCAGCCACGTGATCAACATGCTCGACGGCGCCGCCCTGCGTGCGGTGATCGAAGCCGAAAAACCGCACTTCATCGTGCCGGAAATCGAAGCCATCGCCACCGCAACCCTGGTCGAACTGGAAGCCGAAGGCTTCACCGTGATCCCGACCGCGCGCGCCACCTCGCTGACCATGAACCGCGAAGGCATCCGTCGCTTGGCCGCCGAAGAGCTGGACCTGCCGACCTCGCCGTACCACTTCGCCGATACCTTCGAGGACTACAGCAAAGCCGTTGAAGACCTCGGTTTCCCGTGCGTGGTCAAACCGGTGATGAGTTCGTCGGGCAAGGGCCAGAGCCTGTTGCGCAGCGTCGATGACGTGAAAACCGCGTGGGATTACGCGCAAGAAGGTGGGCGTGCCGGTAAAGGGCGGGTAATCGTCGAAGGTTTTATCGATTTCGACTACGAAATCACCTTGCTCACCGTGCGCCACATTGGCGGCACCACGTTCTGCGCGCCGGTCGGTCACCGTCAGGAAAAGGGCGATTACCAGGAATCCTGGCAGCCGCAAGCCATGAGCCCGATTGCCTTGGCAGAATCCGAGCGCGTTGCCAAAGCCGTGACCGAGGCCTTGGGTGGCCGGGGTCTGTTTGGCGTCGAGTTGTTCATCAAGGGTGATCAGGTGTGGTTCAGCGAAGTTTCGCCGCGTCCGCATGACACCGGTCTGGTGACATTGATTTCTCAGGACCTGTCGCAGTTCGCGCTGCACGCGCGGGCGATTCTGGGCTTGCCGATTCCGTTGATCCGTCAGTTCGGGCCATCGGCTTCGGCGGTGATTCTGGTGGAAGGGCAGTCGACCCAGACCGCTTTCAGCAATCTGGGCGCGGCACTGAGCGAGCCGGACACGGCGTTGCGTTTGTTCGGCAAGCCTGAAGTCAACGGCCAGCGCCGGATGGGCGTGGCGTTGGCGCGCGATGAGTCGATTGAAGCGGCTCGCGCCAAAGCGACCCGTGCTTCGCAGGCAGTCGTAGTCGAGCTGTAA
- a CDS encoding VUT family protein — MIFLISYISSVVLINYAFSTAPHLDIIWSAWGGLVFVLRDMVQTRFGHGAIVAMLAALVLSYVTSDPSIALASATAFAVSECIDWLVFSITKRPLHDRLWISSALSIPLDTFIFFGMIDAFTPGVILTAMGSKFAGVTAVWLIMAWRLRKQAVAG; from the coding sequence ATGATTTTCCTGATTTCCTACATCAGCAGCGTCGTGCTGATCAACTACGCCTTTTCCACTGCGCCGCACCTCGACATCATCTGGTCGGCGTGGGGCGGCCTGGTGTTCGTGCTGCGCGACATGGTGCAGACCCGTTTCGGTCACGGCGCCATCGTCGCGATGCTGGCGGCGCTGGTGTTGTCCTACGTCACCTCCGATCCATCGATTGCGCTGGCCAGCGCCACCGCATTCGCGGTGTCCGAATGCATTGACTGGCTGGTGTTCAGCATCACCAAGCGGCCGTTGCACGATCGCCTGTGGATAAGTTCGGCGCTGAGCATCCCGCTCGACACCTTCATCTTTTTCGGCATGATCGACGCGTTCACCCCAGGCGTGATCCTCACCGCAATGGGCTCCAAGTTCGCCGGCGTCACCGCCGTGTGGCTGATCATGGCGTGGCGCCTGCGCAAACAGGCCGTCGCCGGCTGA
- a CDS encoding DUF1289 domain-containing protein: MNPAERPVMSPCVSICALDEDDICTGCQRTVEEITRWSRMDNDERRKVLGLCHERAKSSGLIWMLPSKS, translated from the coding sequence ATGAATCCTGCGGAAAGACCCGTGATGTCGCCGTGCGTAAGCATTTGTGCGCTGGACGAAGATGACATTTGCACCGGTTGCCAGCGCACGGTCGAAGAGATCACCCGCTGGAGCCGGATGGACAACGACGAGCGGCGCAAGGTGTTGGGGTTGTGCCATGAGCGGGCAAAATCCAGCGGTTTGATCTGGATGTTGCCTTCGAAATCCTGA
- a CDS encoding gamma carbonic anhydrase family protein, giving the protein MKYRLGDARVETHPQSWVAPNAVLVGKVKLEEGANVWFNAVLRGDNELILIGKNSNVQDGTVMHTDMGYPLTIGTGVTIGHNAMLHGCSVGDYSLIGINAVILNGAKIGKNCIIGANSLIGEGKEIPDGSLVMGSPGKVVRELTEPQKKMLEASAAHYVHNSQRYARDLVEQEE; this is encoded by the coding sequence ATGAAATACCGCTTGGGCGATGCCCGTGTCGAAACCCATCCACAGAGCTGGGTCGCACCTAATGCCGTGCTGGTGGGCAAGGTCAAACTGGAAGAGGGCGCCAACGTCTGGTTCAACGCCGTGTTGCGCGGCGACAACGAACTGATCCTGATCGGCAAGAACAGCAACGTCCAGGACGGCACCGTGATGCACACCGACATGGGCTATCCGCTGACCATCGGCACCGGTGTGACCATCGGCCACAACGCCATGCTCCACGGCTGCAGCGTCGGCGATTACAGCCTGATCGGCATCAACGCGGTGATTCTCAACGGCGCGAAAATCGGCAAGAACTGCATCATCGGCGCCAACTCGCTGATTGGCGAAGGCAAGGAAATCCCCGACGGCTCGCTGGTCATGGGCTCGCCGGGCAAAGTGGTGCGCGAACTCACCGAGCCGCAGAAGAAAATGCTCGAAGCCAGCGCCGCGCACTATGTGCACAACTCGCAGCGTTACGCGCGCGATCTGGTCGAGCAGGAAGAATGA
- a CDS encoding CoA pyrophosphatase → MLDELLHRVSNHTPTTLETDKRFPEAAVLVPITRSDEPELVLTLRASGLSTHGGEVAFPGGRRDPEDPDLIFTALREAEEEIGLPPGLVEVIGPLSPLISLHGIKVTPYVGVVPDYVEYLANDAEIAAVFSVPLEFFRKDPREHTHRIDYQGRSWYVPSYRYGEYKIWGLTAIMIVELINLLYDADISLHRPPKSFINT, encoded by the coding sequence ATGCTGGACGAGCTACTTCATCGGGTAAGCAACCACACGCCAACAACGCTGGAGACCGACAAGCGTTTCCCCGAAGCGGCGGTGCTGGTGCCGATCACCCGCAGCGACGAACCGGAACTGGTCCTGACCCTGCGCGCCAGCGGGCTCTCGACCCATGGCGGCGAAGTGGCTTTCCCCGGCGGGCGGCGGGACCCCGAAGACCCTGACCTGATATTCACCGCACTGCGTGAGGCCGAAGAAGAAATCGGCCTGCCGCCGGGGCTGGTCGAAGTGATCGGCCCGCTCAGCCCGCTGATTTCGCTGCACGGCATCAAAGTCACGCCTTACGTCGGGGTGGTCCCCGATTACGTCGAATACCTGGCCAACGATGCCGAAATCGCCGCGGTGTTCAGCGTGCCGCTGGAGTTCTTCCGCAAGGACCCGCGCGAACACACGCACCGCATCGATTACCAGGGCCGCAGTTGGTACGTGCCGAGTTATCGCTACGGCGAGTACAAGATCTGGGGTTTAACCGCGATCATGATCGTCGAATTGATCAACCTGCTGTACGACGCCGACATCAGCCTGCACCGTCCGCCGAAAAGCTTTATCAATACCTGA
- a CDS encoding NUDIX hydrolase: protein MKFCSQCGNPVTQRIPEGDSRLRFVCDSCQTIHYQNPNIVAGCVATWGSKVLLCRRAIEPRLGYWTLPAGFMENGETIEQAAVRETAEEACARVRELSIYTLIDVPHISQVHVFFRAELVDLDFSAGPESLEVQLFEEADIPWSDLAFRTVGRTLECFFADRQTEVYPVRSESIPPLAQAAIT from the coding sequence ATGAAATTTTGCAGCCAGTGCGGTAACCCGGTCACCCAGCGTATTCCCGAAGGCGACTCGCGCCTGCGATTTGTCTGCGACAGCTGTCAGACCATTCACTATCAGAATCCCAACATCGTCGCCGGTTGCGTCGCCACCTGGGGTTCAAAAGTGTTGCTGTGCCGCCGCGCCATCGAGCCGCGACTCGGTTACTGGACGCTGCCCGCCGGTTTCATGGAAAACGGCGAGACCATCGAGCAAGCCGCCGTGCGCGAAACTGCCGAAGAAGCCTGCGCCCGCGTGCGTGAATTGAGCATCTATACCTTGATCGACGTGCCGCACATCAGCCAGGTGCACGTGTTCTTCCGCGCCGAACTGGTCGACCTGGACTTTTCTGCCGGTCCGGAAAGCCTCGAAGTGCAGCTTTTCGAAGAGGCGGACATCCCTTGGTCCGACCTGGCTTTCCGCACCGTGGGCCGTACCTTAGAATGCTTCTTCGCGGACCGGCAGACCGAGGTCTACCCGGTGCGTTCCGAGTCGATCCCACCGCTCGCGCAAGCTGCCATCACTTAA
- a CDS encoding L,D-transpeptidase family protein: MRWLLALFCLSFVVVSQASTTVTLDGKTIDKVLVLKSAHQLQLIADGQPLRTYRISLGKQPRGAKLMEGDKRTPEGFYWVDWRKVSDRFNLAMHISYPNRDDTERSRREGVPPGGMIMIHGTPDTYDYPENLFHTLDWTDGCIAMRNMDMREVWGLVPDGTMIEIRP; encoded by the coding sequence ATGCGCTGGTTGCTTGCCTTGTTTTGCCTGTCGTTTGTTGTCGTTTCCCAGGCCTCCACCACGGTCACCCTGGACGGCAAGACCATCGATAAAGTGCTGGTGCTCAAATCGGCCCATCAACTGCAACTGATTGCCGACGGCCAGCCGTTGCGCACTTACCGCATCTCGCTGGGCAAACAGCCGCGTGGCGCGAAGCTGATGGAGGGCGACAAGCGCACGCCGGAAGGCTTTTATTGGGTGGACTGGCGCAAGGTCAGTGACCGCTTCAACCTGGCGATGCACATTTCCTACCCCAACCGCGACGACACCGAGCGCTCGCGCCGCGAAGGCGTACCGCCGGGCGGCATGATCATGATCCACGGCACGCCGGATACCTACGACTACCCGGAAAACCTCTTTCACACCTTGGACTGGACCGATGGCTGCATCGCCATGCGCAACATGGACATGCGCGAAGTCTGGGGACTGGTGCCGGATGGCACGATGATCGAGATCCGCCCGTAG
- a CDS encoding GntR family transcriptional regulator, with the protein MNDIQALRPDDSQPTPLYLQLARNLEAAIHAGQWKAEQAMPSERSLSELLGISRVTARKALEVLFDQGLIRRNQGSGTFITPRLEQPLSRLSGFSEMLRLKGFVPGSQWLEREITPPTHEELIRLGLSPNDKVARLKRLRKADDTVMAIEMSTLPASIIPKPQAVGDSLYEFLDGIGKPIVRALQHIQAINASDEFAALVGIAPGTAMLLMTRVGYLEDNTPIEVTDTYCRNDYYDFVAELRR; encoded by the coding sequence ATGAATGACATCCAGGCCCTACGTCCTGACGACTCTCAGCCGACGCCGTTGTACCTGCAACTGGCGCGCAATCTGGAAGCGGCGATCCATGCCGGCCAGTGGAAAGCCGAGCAGGCGATGCCGTCCGAGCGCAGCCTCAGCGAATTGCTGGGCATTTCCCGCGTTACCGCACGCAAGGCTCTGGAGGTGTTGTTCGATCAAGGCCTGATCCGGCGCAATCAGGGTTCCGGCACCTTCATCACGCCACGCCTGGAACAACCACTGTCGCGCCTGTCCGGGTTCAGCGAGATGCTCCGCTTGAAAGGTTTTGTCCCCGGCTCGCAATGGCTGGAGCGCGAAATCACCCCGCCGACCCACGAAGAACTGATTCGCCTCGGCCTCTCGCCCAACGACAAAGTGGCGCGGCTCAAGCGTTTGCGCAAAGCCGATGACACGGTGATGGCGATCGAGATGAGCACCCTGCCCGCCTCGATCATTCCCAAGCCGCAAGCGGTGGGCGATTCCCTTTACGAATTTCTCGATGGCATCGGCAAACCGATCGTCCGCGCCTTGCAGCACATCCAGGCGATCAACGCCTCGGACGAGTTCGCCGCGCTGGTCGGCATCGCGCCGGGCACTGCGATGTTGCTGATGACCCGGGTCGGCTACCTGGAAGACAACACGCCCATCGAAGTCACCGACACCTATTGCCGCAACGACTACTACGACTTTGTTGCAGAGCTGCGCCGCTAA
- the nagA gene encoding N-acetylglucosamine-6-phosphate deacetylase — protein sequence MSEDNILTAHGWVRGRLIHQHGKVVSIEGVPCDPADNDLPYLLPGFIDLHVHGGGGKDIMEGATAFETITRTHVRFGTTSLLATTMTAPSAEISGVLKAVGEFCEQRPKNSARVLGVHLEGPYINPGKLGAQPNFAHTALMAEVEEYLALAPIRVITIAPEIAGHDGLIRALSARGVRMQIGHTLGSYEEGVAALEAGASSFTHLYNAMSPLHHREPGIVGAALAHAKYAELIPDLLHVHPGAMRVALRSIPCLYCVTDSTAAAGMPDGEYKLGSHTVTKCLGGVRLADGTLAGSTLTMDQALRNLVKIGLPIAEASQRLSQFPADYLGITERGRLQPGAWADCVRLDRSLTLTAVMVEGEDIDFKNA from the coding sequence ATGTCCGAAGACAATATCCTCACCGCCCACGGCTGGGTTCGCGGCCGGCTGATTCACCAACACGGCAAAGTCGTGTCCATCGAAGGCGTGCCCTGCGATCCGGCGGACAACGACTTGCCTTACCTGCTGCCGGGTTTCATCGACCTGCACGTTCACGGCGGCGGCGGCAAAGACATCATGGAGGGCGCGACAGCCTTCGAAACCATCACCAGAACCCACGTGCGTTTCGGCACCACGTCGCTGCTGGCGACGACCATGACCGCGCCCAGCGCAGAGATTTCCGGCGTGCTCAAAGCCGTCGGCGAGTTCTGCGAACAGCGCCCAAAAAACAGCGCCCGCGTGCTCGGCGTGCACCTCGAAGGGCCGTACATCAACCCCGGCAAACTCGGCGCGCAACCGAATTTCGCCCACACCGCGCTGATGGCCGAAGTCGAGGAATACCTCGCACTGGCGCCGATTCGGGTGATCACTATCGCCCCGGAAATCGCCGGCCACGACGGCTTGATCCGCGCCCTCAGTGCGCGCGGCGTGCGCATGCAAATCGGCCACACCCTCGGCAGTTACGAGGAAGGCGTCGCTGCGCTGGAGGCCGGCGCCAGCAGTTTTACTCACCTGTATAACGCCATGAGCCCGCTGCATCACCGCGAACCGGGGATCGTCGGCGCGGCGCTGGCCCACGCGAAATACGCCGAGTTGATTCCCGATTTGCTGCACGTGCACCCCGGCGCCATGCGCGTCGCGTTGCGCTCGATCCCGTGCCTGTATTGCGTCACCGACTCGACCGCTGCGGCGGGCATGCCCGACGGTGAATACAAACTCGGCAGCCACACCGTGACCAAATGCCTGGGCGGCGTGCGCCTCGCCGACGGCACGCTCGCCGGCAGCACGCTGACCATGGATCAGGCGCTGCGCAACCTGGTGAAGATCGGTTTGCCGATTGCCGAAGCCTCGCAACGTCTTTCGCAATTCCCCGCCGACTACCTCGGCATCACCGAACGCGGGCGCCTGCAACCCGGCGCGTGGGCCGACTGCGTGCGTCTGGACCGCTCACTGACATTGACCGCCGTCATGGTCGAAGGAGAAGACATTGACTTCAAAAATGCTTGA
- a CDS encoding SIS domain-containing protein has protein sequence MTSKMLEEALSSFEAVQAQLQQLDPQMIEIAGRLRRQPPQVAMTVARGSSDHAASYFAYLTMQQLGIPVASLPMSVVTMQQAPLKVSGQVAFAFSQSGQSPDLVNSLRLLRKRGALSISMVNAADSPLEAACEFSLPLLAGTESSVAATKSFIATLSASARLIAHWKEDIELLEAGTALPQGLREAAQQDWRLAIDALRDCERLMVIGRGAGFAIAQEAALKFKETSAIQAEAFSSAEVRHGPMALIGEQYPLLVFAPRGAEQAGLLSLAADMRQRGARVLLAAPDDVSERDLTLTRAEHPALDPILAIQSFYVMAAGLAVARGMDPDQPRHLSKVTRTH, from the coding sequence TTGACTTCAAAAATGCTTGAAGAGGCGTTGTCCTCGTTCGAGGCCGTGCAGGCTCAATTGCAGCAACTCGACCCGCAGATGATCGAGATTGCCGGGCGCCTGCGCCGTCAGCCGCCGCAAGTGGCGATGACCGTCGCGCGCGGCAGCTCCGACCACGCCGCGAGTTATTTCGCCTACCTGACCATGCAGCAACTGGGGATTCCGGTGGCGTCGTTGCCGATGTCAGTGGTGACCATGCAGCAAGCGCCGTTGAAGGTCAGCGGTCAGGTCGCGTTCGCGTTTTCGCAGTCGGGGCAAAGTCCCGATCTGGTCAACAGTCTGCGGCTGTTGCGCAAACGCGGGGCGCTGAGCATTTCTATGGTCAATGCCGCCGATTCGCCTCTGGAAGCGGCGTGTGAATTCAGCTTGCCGCTGTTGGCCGGCACCGAAAGCAGCGTCGCCGCGACCAAGAGTTTTATCGCCACCCTCAGCGCCAGCGCGCGGTTGATCGCGCATTGGAAAGAGGACATCGAATTGCTCGAAGCCGGCACTGCACTGCCACAAGGTTTGCGCGAAGCGGCGCAGCAGGATTGGCGCCTGGCCATCGATGCATTGCGCGATTGCGAGCGGTTGATGGTGATCGGCCGTGGCGCCGGTTTTGCCATCGCCCAGGAAGCCGCGTTGAAGTTCAAGGAAACCTCGGCGATCCAGGCTGAAGCGTTCAGCAGCGCCGAAGTGCGCCACGGCCCGATGGCGTTGATCGGCGAGCAATACCCGCTGCTGGTGTTCGCCCCGCGCGGCGCCGAGCAGGCCGGCCTGCTGAGCCTGGCCGCCGACATGCGCCAACGCGGCGCCCGTGTGTTGCTGGCGGCGCCGGATGACGTCAGCGAACGCGACCTGACCCTGACCCGTGCCGAACATCCGGCGCTTGATCCGATTCTGGCGATTCAGAGTTTCTATGTGATGGCTGCCGGCCTGGCCGTCGCCCGCGGCATGGACCCGGACCAGCCACGGCACCTGAGCAAAGTCACGCGTACTCATTGA